A single region of the Catenulispora sp. GP43 genome encodes:
- a CDS encoding aldehyde dehydrogenase family protein → MSGSLAGSSVPLVRLGEWYSSLDTAPAPAPGLPELSMAPEILVRSDARRLRSRAAVPVPDRASRVEILSRALELYLRGDVEVGAEVGAEVQSPEDFKTLMWQAAGLSEVLVDRWSGMLVDELAGLHQQAASQEPDAADGVRIGLVWLPGNTFTCLIAVLETALSGAAVWVRPSTREPYSALRLVSAMLQAGWPRELVGFYPCAQSVLRPLIAVTDRQIVYGGADVCAALRDVPSAVLRGPLRVCAVVPQNADAESAAAWLAPLIASDSGRFCTAVRAVLCLGEPDTIAKALASRLDAIPFAPSDPDLPLAAFPRRDRAAALAASVEGMLGAGDIRLTARPVLGSHDGTAFLAPTLFLLEGREDAAWDDPALMGYEAPFPVASVLAVTSQQAETLTAGADVVHRMPAADSWSVR, encoded by the coding sequence ATGAGCGGCAGTCTGGCGGGCTCGTCGGTTCCGCTCGTGCGCCTGGGAGAGTGGTACAGCTCGCTCGACACCGCACCGGCGCCGGCGCCCGGCCTGCCCGAGCTGTCCATGGCGCCCGAGATCCTGGTCCGCAGCGACGCCAGACGGCTGCGGTCCCGAGCCGCGGTACCGGTCCCGGACCGGGCTTCGCGGGTCGAGATCCTGTCCCGGGCCTTGGAGCTGTACTTGCGGGGCGACGTCGAGGTCGGTGCCGAGGTCGGTGCCGAGGTCCAGTCGCCCGAGGATTTCAAAACCCTGATGTGGCAGGCGGCGGGGCTGTCGGAGGTGCTGGTCGACCGCTGGAGCGGCATGCTCGTCGACGAGCTGGCCGGACTGCACCAGCAAGCCGCGTCACAGGAGCCTGATGCCGCGGACGGTGTCCGGATCGGCCTTGTGTGGCTGCCCGGCAACACCTTCACGTGCCTGATCGCGGTGTTGGAGACGGCGTTGTCCGGAGCCGCCGTGTGGGTACGCCCCAGCACGCGCGAACCGTACTCCGCACTGCGCCTGGTCTCGGCGATGCTTCAGGCGGGGTGGCCCCGCGAGCTGGTCGGCTTCTATCCCTGCGCGCAGTCCGTGCTCCGGCCGCTCATCGCGGTGACGGATCGCCAGATCGTCTACGGGGGCGCCGATGTCTGTGCCGCCCTGCGCGACGTGCCGAGCGCCGTACTCCGGGGGCCGCTGCGGGTGTGCGCCGTCGTGCCGCAGAACGCCGATGCCGAATCGGCGGCGGCGTGGCTGGCTCCGCTGATCGCCTCGGACTCCGGCCGTTTCTGCACCGCCGTCCGCGCGGTCTTGTGCCTCGGCGAGCCCGACACGATCGCCAAGGCGCTGGCCTCCCGTCTCGACGCGATCCCGTTCGCGCCTTCCGACCCCGACCTTCCGTTGGCTGCTTTCCCTCGCCGGGACCGTGCGGCCGCGCTCGCCGCGTCGGTCGAGGGGATGCTCGGCGCGGGCGACATCCGCCTCACCGCGCGGCCGGTGCTCGGCAGCCACGACGGAACCGCGTTCCTCGCGCCGACGCTCTTCCTTCTCGAAGGCCGCGAAGACGCCGCGTGGGATGATCCTGCGCTCATGGGATACGAAGCTCCGTTCCCCGTGGCCTCCGTGCTGGCGGTGACGTCGCAGCAGGCTGAAACCCTGACCGCCGGCGCGGACGTCGTCCACCGGATGCCGGCGGCGGACTCGTGGAGCGTGCGATGA